Part of the Syngnathus typhle isolate RoL2023-S1 ecotype Sweden linkage group LG17, RoL_Styp_1.0, whole genome shotgun sequence genome is shown below.
AAACTTGTCAATAATTAATCACATTTACCGAGTCACCAAAGACGGACATTTTAGGACCTTAAGTCAGATGGAAGGGATGATGGGAATCACATCCATCATGATGTTCAAACAAGCAACATTTAGCAAAAATGCCTGCTGCCAAAACTGACAATTTGGGTGAATCAGGTGAGGCTGTAATGGACACTATTAAACTGTGTATAATAACATCatgtataaaatattttttgatacAGCTCATGCTAGCTTGACTGGGAGTACCTAATAATAATAGGTACCTGATAAGTTCTATGTTGTGAAAACATTTATTGATTCAAAGCATGACTAAAATCTTTACTAATTGATCAAATGTTCATAAACCAATTAGCCTGAAAACGTCACTCAATACGAAAGCCCTTTTGACGTACTTTTTTGACATTTCATAACAAGAAGCCAAGCACTTCATTTGCATACAACCAATGAGAAGAGAGAAGAGGCGTAGCTCCACAAAGCCAGACCAATGAGCGCATCGCTAATTGGGATTCTGACCAATCACTGTGTTGTTTTGGTACGGACGCGTCGCACCGTCCTCAAAATGATCAGCTTGTTCCATCCGAGTCCCGACCAAACATGAAGCGCGGCTACGGAGGTTAGCATCAACGCACGCTCCGCAATCATAATAGAAAATAGGTCGAAAGGCAAATTACAATTGTGCACAAAAAACAATATAGCGACATTTTTAAGTAACCAGGAAATACACATTTGCTAAGCCGATGAGCAAATTCAACAGGGCATGTCTTATGAATTAACTAACAATCGTATCTAAGAGTGTACTCTCAACGCACACAAACAACTGCTAAATGTGTAGTTATATTCCACTGGTTACTACAACCCCTTCAGTTTTCATCCTAAATCGGATAAGGTAATCGATGACGTTATGGGAGCCAGCTTGCAGTCTATTCTAAAGGCTGTTTTGCACCAAAGAAAAGCTATGCCTTACCTTTCTCCGGGGCATTTTCACAGAATGGTTTTTTTCCAAGTTAATAATGACTGTGACGGGAGCAATTGATGTTAGATCCCATGAATATCTAACAACAACAAACCGCCAGGTTACAATATGAGCCAAGTCAGCTGAAAACCGCGTATCAGAATTAATGCTTTTCCTCTCAAGGCGCACGCTCGGTACGTTGATAAAATCCGTCTGACTGGAAACAAGTTAAGCTGCTTCAAACGTTCCCTTATGTGTGTAAAATTATGTTGCGTTCACGTAGAATTTAACTCTCAATACATCAATATTATATTTGTTTTATCCGTCTCAGGTTTTGAGATTTTTTCACGCTTCAATTTGTTGTagagttttttcttttaaaaaataacaaaagtttttttgttaaaaaaatacggGTTTAAAACACTTTTAGAGGAAAGACAATTACACCTCAAATATTGAACATTATGACTTTAAATAGCAAATATAGTGTACAAACGATGGTTGTCGTAGGTGGAAATGAATTTTCTCGCTTCAAGTTGTCAGTCGGCGGCTTTGACAGGAAGCACGTTCGCTCTGacgtgttgacttttttttctggtttcgCTTGGAGCGGCGTTACTGCTTTATAACAAAGATTGGGACCTTTAAAACTTCTCAGAATAGAATTAACGGACATATTGGAGATTTTCTGCAAAATTAAGCTATTACTATTATGGCTGGTACTACCACAAAGACTGTACAAGATATTTTTCAAAGCATGGAGTGCGGACCAGCTACAACTTCCAACACTTCCACTGCACAGGTAAAAGGACTATTTTGCATGAAAGAAAATAGTGTTTTTGATGTTGTTCTGAAATATTGATGCATGCTTCATGTCTCTTCTACTGTAATTATTACCACTATTCAAAGTATTGCAAGCCAGCGTTAGACCTTTGGACCCTTGTGAAGTTCATTAACTGATAACTCACAAGGCAAGCATGTGACTGAATTGTGCAATAACCTTGCAATGAACTGTCATGGGGGACAGTGAGTACACTTTTGATATCAAACTGCACTGTTGTTTACCGTCTCCCCAAAAGTGACACCATTAATACGAGACATGAGATCCAGAATCCCAAACTTTATCATTTGAAGGCCGGATAACGAAAAGCGGAAGTGTGCAATGGCCAAGTTTGTTGAGAATATTGATATTtatgcatttgaacaggggtctGCATTTTGTTTATATCCACTCACTGTTTGCCTTTCCGCTGCCCTGTAGGCATGGCTGGATAACCAGTCCCGGACTTTGGGTCTATTCATTGATGGCAAATTTGTCAATCTGGTAGACAGACAGACTCGCTCCTTGGTGGACTCGAAAGGTGAGCGCCGATTTTAAGCCTAAAACTCTACGCAGTTCACAACAACTTGGACTTTTTAGGTGATCTTGTGTGCAGCACAGTGTGTGCTGTGCGGGACGATATTTCGCAGTGCGCATCGTCTGCTGTCAAAGGCTTTGAGTCTTGGAGTCGCCTGTCCTGCTACCAGAGGTCCAAAGTGCTGCTGAGGTACACACCCGAAAAAAGAACCATGCTGAAAGGATTCTAAAAGTGCTGAACTGCTTCTACAagtgtttgtgcatgttttaGGATGTGTGTCACCTGTCCTCAGGTTGGCGAGCACTCTTGGGCAGCATGGCCAGACTGTGGCCGAGCTGTGTGACCTTTGTGaagcctcctgctcctcctccagccTTGTCAGGTTGTTGCAATACTACAGCGGCTGGGCTCAGCTTAGAGACACGCTGATCGCCAACTGGACGCCATTGGGTGTGTGAGATGGCCCATTGGTcctgtttttaaaaataaatagactTATTATATTTTTGTCCTAAATTTACAAGTGTTTTAAAAACAGGTGTGtaaaatgctgtcgtcaaaataCACTCGGGACATTTTAATTATTGATAGGCTGTGACACACTTTCATATGATTTTGAATGTGTTATTCCTCTTTTACAGGTGTGGTGTTAGTAGTTGTCTCTGATGACTGCGGTTTTTACTCCCTGATGCTTAAGGTCTTACCAGCATTGGccatgggtaaaaaaaagttTCGCAATACTTAGTTCTTGATGATTTTTGTTCATATCTGATGATGTCACCTTCAAATCTGTTGTTGACTAATTTACCGAAATGTTCTTCCTCCTCAGGCAACTCGGTCATCGTTGCCCCTGGTCAATGTACCGCCCCTCCGGCACTTCTGTTGGCTCAGCTTTTTAGGAGTGCAGGGCTTCCTGCTGGCGTTCTCAGTGTTTTAACTGGGACTGACATGTCACTTGCTTCTGATGTAGCCAAGAACTCCAGCATCAGCTACGTCACCTACAGTGGCAACAAACAGGtagatataaataaatgatctcACATGTATCAAAAatgtatgattatttttttttttattaggatgCTGTGAAGCTGTGTAAAGCCACAGCATGGATGGGGGTTCCCGTAGGTGTATCCCCAAACCTTGGCGCTACATGCCCTATCATCATTTTCGAGTCTGCTGACATCAACAGTGCAGTGGACGACGTGTTAGAGACTGCCTTCCAAAAGACGAAAGAAGTGAGTTAAGTATCCACTCTGCTCGTCAATTTTTGATACTTGTTTTAAAAGTCTTGTCTCCGCAGGTGCATTGGGTGTTGTGCGTGCAGGAGAGCGTGCTTGAAAGTGTGACGGCCCGCCTAAGGCTGCGCATGGCGGGCTTGAAATGCGTGGCGCTGCCCAGTGATGATGTCAGGGTGCTCGTGGACGCCGCAGTGCAGGATGCTCAAAATAGCGGGGCCACGGTTAGTCATCTTATTGATCTCATGATTTTACATACAGGTACTTGACGCTGCTAATTCACtatttcgttttgttttttcatacCTCAGTTGGTGCAGTCCTGCGCTGTCCCCTCTGGTACGCAATATCCTCCGACGGTGCTATGCGGAGCGGCCCCGTCCTCCTCATGTGTGGTCGCGCCCTCTCCTGGCCCACTGCTTCCACTTATGACCTTCAGAAGTAACTCCGAGGCAGTGACGCTGGGTAAAGATGCTTCTGTAGAGTAGATGCATCAAAAGTATTCTAGGCGTAAAATTCTTGCCTTCTACACAGGGAACCACAGTCCGCATGGCCAAACAGCATGTATCTGGACTGAAGACCTCACTCTGGCTTTGGAGACATCTAAGAGGTACGCACATTCAcacagatgcattttttttttctgactatCCCTAGTTGCCACCAccaagaatgtttttttaataatattatAAATGGACCTAAAAAGCATCTGCGCTTGCAtttcttttgtattttacaaatcatgaatgccattttgttttattctgtCTCTCTTCAGTCTGTCTGTTGGCTCAGTGTGGGTGAACTCACACCCTTTCTCTGATCCGTGTCTGCCTGTTTCTGGTCACAAAGACAGCGGCACATGCACTGATGGAGGCCAGGAGGTTTGTTTGCTTCGTTTGTTACACGAGATAGCTCTGCGGTATCTACTATATTTGAAGACTAAACAATCATTCTGCAATTTCTGTCTTTTTTCAGGGTCTTTATCAGTTCTTacggccatcatcatcatcctacGTTCCCCCTCGTCCTTCCTCTGTCCCTCTGGACTACGCCACGTTTGGAACAGACGCACCGCCGGTTATCATTCCCGACGAGACTGCCGGGTGCGTCGTTTGTTTAAATATGGTTATTCCTACGCAACGTAATTTTGCACATAAACATATTCATGATTCTATATGTCTCTTCTCAGCACCCTGAAGTCCTACTCACATTTTGTCGCTGGCAAAGCTTGCAAATCGGAGTCGGGCGCCAGCTTAGTAGTGCATCCACAAGGGGGCAGAAGCGTGCTCGGCTACTGTCCTGATGGAGGGCAGAAAGATGTCCGGAATGCTGTGGAGGCAGCTATCAAAGTTCAGCCAGGGTGAGTGACCTACTaaattcaaacaaacaaatcaaaacatgTTGATTAATACATTGGAGTtgagtcttctttttttttagcctaataaaacaaaacacagttCTCAAACAGTGTTTACCAACCTTTCATTCAGCCTGTCATGATTTTGATTTTTCTGGATAATCTGCATAATTACCATTGTGACTTTTCTCCTTTAGCTGGATGAAAAAGagtccatctgcacgtgcccagtcTATTCAGTCGCTGGCCAAGGGGCTTGAAGGAAAAAGGCAGGACATAGCGTCGTCAATCAGTACCCAAACTGGTCTTCCTATGGAAGAGGCCGATTCGGAAGTGGAGCTCAGCATCGCCAGACTCCGTGATTGGGCTGCCTATTGTGACAAAGTTCACGGCGGAACTCTGGTGAAGCCTTTAATGTTGTACAAAGTCGTACTTTTT
Proteins encoded:
- the aldh16a1 gene encoding aldehyde dehydrogenase family 16 member A1, translating into MAGTTTKTVQDIFQSMECGPATTSNTSTAQAWLDNQSRTLGLFIDGKFVNLVDRQTRSLVDSKGDLVCSTVCAVRDDISQCASSAVKGFESWSRLSCYQRSKVLLRLASTLGQHGQTVAELCDLCEASCSSSSLVRLLQYYSGWAQLRDTLIANWTPLGVVLVVVSDDCGFYSLMLKVLPALAMGNSVIVAPGQCTAPPALLLAQLFRSAGLPAGVLSVLTGTDMSLASDVAKNSSISYVTYSGNKQDAVKLCKATAWMGVPVGVSPNLGATCPIIIFESADINSAVDDVLETAFQKTKEVHWVLCVQESVLESVTARLRLRMAGLKCVALPSDDVRVLVDAAVQDAQNSGATLVQSCAVPSGTQYPPTVLCGAAPSSSCVVAPSPGPLLPLMTFRSNSEAVTLGNHSPHGQTACIWTEDLTLALETSKSLSVGSVWVNSHPFSDPCLPVSGHKDSGTCTDGGQEGLYQFLRPSSSSYVPPRPSSVPLDYATFGTDAPPVIIPDETAGTLKSYSHFVAGKACKSESGASLVVHPQGGRSVLGYCPDGGQKDVRNAVEAAIKVQPGWMKKSPSARAQSIQSLAKGLEGKRQDIASSISTQTGLPMEEADSEVELSIARLRDWAAYCDKVHGGTLPVPQSGTGLSIPEALGVLGVVLPNKHLLLSMVTLLGAALTSGNAIVMVPSQEYPLPALAFIQVLLSSDLPAGLVSIITGRRDQLTKALANHSVIKAIWYWGNSNGCQYLRYTCTSPLKTLRLFCQKDEDGKHCGEDWTHPSVLEELWRNAVQWKSVWIPTA